One Pseudonocardia sediminis DNA window includes the following coding sequences:
- a CDS encoding TetR/AcrR family transcriptional regulator gives MVERRSMVQRSREVLRSDALDVAEELMVASGPRGLSMRELAERVGVSRQTLYSEFGDRGGVASALVLRCTERFLSRIEAALAAETDLHAAWVAAVGAALTESAANPLTKALLTGEGAAPELFGADSGPIVAAATDRSVAYLRRAFPDLDPSAVDLAAETATRLTVSHIVLPRHPPEQVAEQVATVVVRVLRP, from the coding sequence ATGGTGGAGCGACGGTCGATGGTGCAGCGCAGCCGTGAGGTGCTGCGCTCGGACGCGCTCGACGTCGCCGAGGAGCTGATGGTCGCCTCCGGCCCGCGTGGGCTGTCGATGCGCGAGCTCGCGGAGCGGGTGGGGGTGAGCCGGCAGACGCTCTACAGCGAGTTCGGCGACCGCGGCGGGGTGGCCTCGGCGCTGGTCCTGCGCTGCACGGAGCGGTTCCTGTCCCGGATCGAGGCCGCGCTCGCCGCCGAGACCGACCTGCACGCCGCGTGGGTCGCCGCCGTCGGGGCCGCACTCACCGAGTCCGCCGCGAACCCGCTGACCAAGGCGTTGCTGACGGGCGAGGGCGCCGCGCCGGAGCTGTTCGGCGCCGACTCCGGCCCGATCGTCGCCGCGGCCACCGACCGCAGCGTCGCCTACCTGCGCCGGGCCTTCCCGGATCTCGACCCGTCCGCGGTGGACCTCGCGGCCGAGACCGCGACCCGCCTGACCGTCAGCCACATCGTCCTGCCCCGCCACCCGCCGGAGCAGGTGGCCGAGCAGGTCGCGACCGTGGTCGTCCGGGTCCTGCGCCCGTGA
- a CDS encoding SRPBCC family protein — protein MSENRFTFSDSIRIEATPQAVYDTVSDIARTGEWSPVCIGCEWDDDGGPRVGARFTGHNRKPDREWSTSNEVVAAEPGRAFAWEVNGGLVRWGYEMAPDGEGTRLTETWEFREAGRAFFGERFGESADHEIEVRVADARSGIPATLSAIKRVVETAR, from the coding sequence ATGTCCGAGAACCGGTTCACCTTCTCCGACTCGATCCGGATCGAGGCGACCCCGCAGGCCGTCTACGACACGGTGTCCGACATCGCCCGCACCGGGGAGTGGAGCCCGGTCTGCATCGGCTGCGAATGGGACGACGACGGCGGTCCGCGCGTCGGCGCCCGCTTCACCGGGCACAACCGCAAGCCCGACCGCGAGTGGAGCACCAGCAACGAGGTGGTCGCGGCCGAGCCCGGCCGGGCGTTCGCCTGGGAGGTCAACGGCGGTCTCGTCCGCTGGGGCTACGAGATGGCCCCGGACGGGGAGGGCACCCGGCTCACCGAGACGTGGGAGTTCCGCGAGGCCGGCCGGGCGTTCTTCGGGGAGCGCTTCGGCGAGTCCGCCGACCACGAGATCGAGGTCCGGGTCGCCGACGCGCGCTCGGGCATCCCCGCCACCCTCTCCGCGATCAAGAGGGTCGTCGAGACGGCCCGGTGA
- a CDS encoding MmcQ/YjbR family DNA-binding protein, protein MADAQDVRRLALSLDGVEEADSDGFDFKVGGRGIVWSYPERVGGKPRVLRTDIAVLYVGDEAEKQALVLGEPDLFFTTPSYDRMPLVMVRLEKVGVERLTELVTDAWHMRVTD, encoded by the coding sequence GTGGCTGACGCACAGGACGTCCGACGGCTCGCCCTGTCCCTCGACGGCGTCGAGGAGGCCGACAGCGACGGGTTCGACTTCAAGGTGGGCGGGCGCGGGATCGTCTGGTCCTATCCGGAGCGCGTGGGCGGGAAGCCGAGGGTCCTGCGCACCGACATCGCCGTGCTCTACGTCGGCGACGAGGCCGAGAAGCAGGCGCTGGTGCTGGGCGAGCCCGATCTGTTCTTCACCACCCCGTCCTACGACCGCATGCCGCTGGTGATGGTGCGGCTGGAGAAGGTGGGGGTGGAGCGGCTGACGGAGCTGGTCACCGACGCCTGGCACATGCGCGTCACGGACTGA
- a CDS encoding LutC/YkgG family protein encodes MNAREEILGRARQALGDVTVADPATDVPVTRPAPATGPATPAQVDLFAERVADYRAVVERPTVLTAADAVLAAVTGASSGTRRILVPPGFPDALVPVDDRVEIIRDGPTVTTAELDTCDGVLSTAAIGIAETGTIVLDHGEGQGRRAATLVPDLHVCVVRVDQVVAGVPEAVAALDPSRPQTWISGPSATSDIELDRVEGVHGPRTLHVLLVGPA; translated from the coding sequence ATGAACGCCCGCGAGGAGATCCTGGGACGCGCCCGGCAGGCCCTCGGCGACGTGACGGTGGCCGACCCCGCCACCGACGTCCCGGTCACCCGTCCCGCCCCCGCGACCGGACCCGCCACCCCCGCTCAGGTCGACCTGTTCGCCGAGCGCGTCGCCGACTACCGGGCCGTCGTCGAGCGCCCGACCGTGCTCACCGCAGCGGACGCCGTCCTGGCCGCGGTCACCGGCGCCTCCTCGGGCACCCGAAGGATCCTCGTCCCCCCGGGCTTCCCGGACGCCCTGGTCCCCGTCGACGACCGGGTCGAGATCATCCGCGACGGCCCGACCGTCACCACCGCCGAGCTCGACACCTGCGACGGGGTGCTCTCCACCGCCGCGATCGGCATCGCCGAGACCGGCACGATCGTGCTCGACCACGGTGAGGGCCAGGGACGGCGGGCGGCCACCCTCGTCCCCGACCTGCACGTCTGCGTGGTCCGGGTGGACCAGGTCGTCGCCGGCGTCCCAGAGGCGGTCGCGGCGCTGGACCCGTCCCGCCCGCAGACCTGGATCAGCGGACCGAGCGCCACCAGCGACATCGAGCTGGACCGCGTCGAGGGCGTGCACGGCCCCCGCACGCTGCACGTGCTCCTGGTCGGACCGGCCTGA
- a CDS encoding lactate utilization protein B, with amino-acid sequence MTATFVGMPAFPTAAKAALADTQLRRNLAHATGTIRTKRAGVVGEVDDWEELRLAGAAIKDRVLRHLPYYLEQLETSLQAAGATVHWARDAAEANAIVVGIAQQHDAREIVKVKSMATAEIGLNEACEAAGIDAWETDLAELIVQLGDDLPSHILVPAVHRNRAEIREIFLREMGTAGRAAPEGLTDEPAELAAAARAHLREKFLRAKVAVSGANFAVAETGTLTVVESEGNGRMCLTLPEVLVSVVGIEKILPTWDDLEVFLQLLPRSSTGERMNPYTSTWSGVTPGDGPQEVHVVLLDNGRTNVLADEVGRQALRCIRCSACLNVCPVYERTGGHAYGSVYPGPIGAILTPMLRGVGHDKQTDSLPYASSLCGACFEVCPVRIDIPEVLVHLRAEVVDAHKAAPGLPSVQDMAMKAASWTLSSSGRIGAAEKVSGLGGRLINKLGGHAAPGGAPMLGALPGPAAAWAGSRDVPVPAEESFRAWWERTDGGRAETGDGPGVNGHGTNGVGDR; translated from the coding sequence ATGACGGCGACGTTCGTCGGCATGCCCGCCTTCCCCACCGCCGCGAAGGCCGCCCTGGCCGACACCCAGCTGCGCCGCAACCTCGCCCACGCCACCGGCACGATCCGCACCAAGCGGGCCGGCGTCGTCGGCGAGGTCGACGACTGGGAGGAGCTGCGCCTGGCCGGCGCGGCGATCAAGGACCGGGTCCTGCGCCACCTCCCGTACTACCTCGAGCAGCTGGAGACGTCGCTGCAGGCCGCGGGCGCGACCGTGCACTGGGCGCGCGACGCCGCGGAGGCCAACGCGATCGTCGTCGGCATCGCGCAGCAGCACGACGCGCGCGAGATCGTCAAGGTCAAGTCGATGGCGACGGCGGAGATCGGCCTGAACGAGGCGTGCGAGGCCGCCGGGATCGACGCCTGGGAGACCGACCTGGCCGAGCTGATCGTCCAGCTCGGCGACGACCTGCCCAGCCACATCCTGGTCCCGGCGGTCCACCGCAACCGCGCGGAGATCCGGGAGATCTTCCTGCGCGAGATGGGCACCGCCGGCCGCGCCGCCCCCGAGGGCCTGACCGACGAGCCGGCCGAGCTCGCCGCCGCCGCACGGGCCCACCTGCGGGAGAAGTTCCTGCGCGCGAAGGTCGCCGTGTCGGGCGCGAACTTCGCCGTCGCCGAGACCGGCACCCTGACCGTCGTCGAGTCCGAGGGCAACGGGCGGATGTGCCTGACCCTGCCCGAGGTGCTCGTCTCCGTCGTCGGCATCGAGAAGATCCTCCCGACCTGGGACGACCTGGAGGTCTTCCTGCAACTGCTCCCCCGGTCCTCGACCGGTGAGCGGATGAACCCCTACACCTCCACCTGGTCCGGGGTCACCCCCGGCGACGGGCCGCAGGAGGTGCACGTGGTGCTGCTGGACAACGGCCGCACGAACGTGCTCGCCGACGAGGTCGGGCGCCAGGCGCTGCGCTGTATCCGCTGCTCGGCGTGCCTGAACGTGTGCCCGGTCTACGAACGCACCGGCGGGCACGCCTACGGCTCGGTCTACCCGGGCCCGATCGGCGCGATCCTGACGCCGATGCTGCGCGGGGTCGGCCACGACAAGCAGACCGACTCGCTCCCCTACGCCTCCAGCCTGTGCGGGGCGTGCTTCGAGGTCTGCCCGGTGCGGATCGACATCCCGGAGGTGTTGGTGCACCTGCGTGCGGAGGTCGTCGACGCGCACAAGGCGGCGCCGGGACTGCCGTCGGTGCAGGACATGGCGATGAAGGCGGCGTCCTGGACGCTGAGCTCGTCCGGCCGGATCGGCGCGGCGGAGAAGGTCTCCGGGCTCGGCGGCCGCCTGATCAACAAGCTGGGTGGGCACGCCGCCCCGGGCGGAGCGCCGATGCTGGGCGCGCTGCCGGGCCCCGCCGCGGCGTGGGCGGGGTCGCGCGACGTCCCGGTCCCGGCGGAGGAGTCGTTCCGGGCCTGGTGGGAGCGCACCGACGGAGGACGGGCCGAGACCGGCGACGGGCCCGGGGTGAACGGGCACGGCACGAACGGGGTGGGAGACCGATGA
- a CDS encoding (Fe-S)-binding protein → MTVGLMVTCINDALFPDTGKAVVTLLRRLGVDVAFPSAQTCCGQPMVNTGYLDEAVPLLRNHLDAFAGYEAIVAPSGSCAGSVRHQHRIVAERSGDPGLVHAVEAAPPVHELSEYLVDVLGVTDVGAYFPHRVTYHPTCHSLRMLGVGDRPLSLLRAVRGIRLEELPGADECCGFGGTFAMKNAETSIAMGNDKARHVRSTGAEVLVAGDNSCLMHVGGLLSRQRSGVRVMHLAEVLAQTEPVVHSVTSAGSAPTREPAVGSGAPTEGGPR, encoded by the coding sequence ATGACCGTCGGTCTCATGGTCACGTGCATCAACGACGCGCTGTTCCCGGACACCGGGAAGGCCGTCGTGACACTGCTGCGACGCCTCGGCGTCGACGTCGCGTTCCCGTCCGCGCAGACCTGTTGCGGGCAGCCGATGGTCAACACCGGCTACCTCGACGAGGCGGTGCCGCTGCTGCGCAACCACCTCGACGCGTTCGCCGGGTACGAGGCGATCGTCGCGCCGTCCGGGTCGTGCGCCGGGTCGGTGCGCCACCAGCACCGGATCGTCGCCGAGCGCTCCGGTGACCCGGGCCTGGTCCATGCCGTGGAGGCCGCGCCGCCGGTCCACGAGCTGTCCGAGTACCTGGTCGACGTGCTCGGGGTGACCGACGTCGGCGCGTACTTCCCGCACCGCGTCACCTACCACCCGACGTGCCACTCCCTGCGGATGCTCGGCGTCGGCGACCGGCCGCTGTCGCTGCTGCGCGCGGTGCGCGGGATCCGCCTCGAAGAGCTGCCCGGTGCTGACGAGTGCTGCGGCTTCGGCGGGACGTTCGCCATGAAGAATGCGGAGACCAGTATCGCGATGGGCAACGACAAGGCCCGCCACGTCCGCTCCACCGGCGCCGAGGTGCTGGTCGCGGGCGACAACTCGTGCCTGATGCACGTCGGCGGGCTGCTGTCGCGGCAGCGGTCCGGGGTGCGGGTGATGCACCTGGCCGAGGTGCTCGCGCAGACCGAGCCGGTCGTGCACAGCGTCACCTCCGCCGGCAGCGCGCCGACGCGCGAACCGGCCGTCGGGTCCGGCGCGCCGACCGAGGGAGGTCCGCGATGA
- a CDS encoding gamma carbonic anhydrase family protein, with protein MTENGAMIEINGKRPTVDPGAWVAPGAVVAGDVTLAEQVSIWFTCVLRGDFDAIRIGARTNIQDGTVVHADPGFPCSIGEGVSVGHRAVLHGCTVENDVLVGMGAIVMNGATVGAGTIVAAGAVITQGMQVPPGSLVAGVPAKVRKELGEDERNAIGLNSAGYLWLADQYREATT; from the coding sequence ATGACCGAGAATGGCGCGATGATCGAGATCAACGGGAAGCGCCCGACCGTGGACCCCGGCGCGTGGGTGGCCCCCGGTGCGGTCGTGGCCGGCGACGTGACGCTGGCCGAGCAGGTCAGCATCTGGTTCACCTGCGTGCTGCGCGGCGACTTCGACGCCATCCGGATCGGTGCCCGTACCAACATCCAGGACGGCACGGTCGTGCACGCCGACCCCGGGTTCCCGTGCTCGATCGGCGAGGGCGTCAGCGTCGGTCACCGGGCGGTGCTGCACGGCTGCACGGTGGAGAACGACGTGCTGGTCGGGATGGGCGCGATCGTGATGAACGGCGCGACGGTCGGCGCCGGGACGATCGTCGCGGCCGGCGCGGTGATCACCCAGGGCATGCAGGTGCCGCCGGGCTCGCTGGTGGCGGGCGTGCCGGCGAAGGTCCGCAAGGAGCTCGGCGAGGACGAGCGCAACGCGATCGGACTCAACTCCGCCGGCTACCTGTGGCTCGCCGACCAGTACCGCGAGGCCACCACCTGA
- a CDS encoding D-2-hydroxyacid dehydrogenase family protein, which yields MSFRVAFLDDYQDVALSLSGFPADVDAVSFADHVDEPSRLIARLQGFDAVVCMRERTPVTAPILDGLPDLKLLITTGMRNASIDVAAARERGVTVCGTGSGAGRASTTEHTWALLMALARNLPAQDAAIRAGGWQRGLGTVLSGSTLGLVGLGKLGAAMVPVARALGMHVTAWSTNLTAERAAEVGVEALEHDAFFAGADVLSVHLVLSERSVATIGPREFALMKPGVLLVNTSRGPIVDEAALVDALYAGRIGGAALDVYDTEPLPGEHPLRTAPRTVLAPHTGYVSWSSYREYHADVVEDVAAFRAGAPVRELTP from the coding sequence GTGTCCTTCCGTGTCGCGTTCCTCGACGACTACCAGGACGTCGCGCTGTCGCTGTCCGGGTTCCCCGCCGACGTCGACGCCGTCTCCTTCGCCGACCACGTCGACGAGCCGTCCCGCCTGATCGCCCGCCTGCAGGGTTTCGACGCCGTCGTCTGCATGCGTGAGCGGACGCCGGTCACGGCACCGATCCTCGACGGCCTGCCCGACCTGAAGCTGCTGATCACCACCGGGATGCGCAACGCCTCGATCGACGTCGCCGCGGCCCGCGAGCGCGGCGTCACCGTCTGCGGCACCGGCAGTGGCGCCGGGCGCGCGTCGACGACGGAGCACACCTGGGCGTTACTGATGGCCCTGGCCCGCAACCTCCCCGCGCAGGACGCCGCGATCCGCGCCGGCGGCTGGCAGCGCGGCCTGGGCACGGTGCTGTCCGGGTCGACGCTCGGCCTGGTCGGACTCGGCAAGCTGGGGGCGGCGATGGTGCCGGTGGCCCGCGCGCTGGGCATGCACGTCACGGCGTGGAGCACGAACCTCACCGCCGAGCGGGCCGCGGAGGTGGGTGTCGAGGCGCTCGAGCACGACGCGTTCTTCGCCGGCGCCGACGTCCTGAGCGTGCACCTGGTCCTGTCGGAGCGCTCGGTCGCGACGATCGGGCCGCGCGAGTTCGCGCTGATGAAGCCGGGTGTTCTGCTGGTCAACACCTCGCGCGGGCCGATCGTCGACGAGGCGGCTCTCGTCGACGCGCTCTACGCCGGCCGGATCGGTGGCGCCGCCCTGGACGTCTACGACACCGAGCCGCTGCCCGGCGAGCACCCGCTGCGGACGGCCCCGCGGACCGTGCTGGCCCCGCACACCGGGTACGTGTCGTGGTCGTCCTACCGGGAGTACCACGCCGACGTCGTCGAGGACGTCGCCGCGTTCCGCGCCGGTGCCCCGGTCCGGGAGCTGACCCCATGA
- a CDS encoding O-acetyl-ADP-ribose deacetylase, protein MTDIVTVRGDITEAAVDAVVNAANSTLLGGGGVDGAIHRGGGPEILAECRAVRRDRYPDGLPTGQAVATTAGRLPARWVIHTVGPVYAKREDRSALLASAYATSLAVADELGALSVAFPAISAGIYGWPMPDAARIAVQTVRESGTKVEQVRFVLFSLDALTAFEAAVAD, encoded by the coding sequence GTGACCGACATCGTCACCGTGCGGGGCGACATCACCGAGGCCGCCGTCGACGCCGTGGTGAACGCGGCCAACTCGACACTGCTCGGCGGTGGCGGGGTGGACGGCGCGATCCACCGGGGCGGCGGGCCGGAGATCCTCGCCGAGTGCCGGGCGGTCCGGCGCGACCGCTACCCCGACGGGCTGCCGACCGGGCAGGCCGTCGCGACCACCGCCGGACGGCTCCCGGCGCGCTGGGTGATCCACACCGTCGGTCCGGTGTACGCGAAGCGCGAGGACCGTTCCGCCCTGCTGGCCTCGGCGTACGCGACGTCCCTGGCGGTCGCCGACGAGCTCGGCGCGCTGTCGGTCGCGTTCCCCGCCATCTCGGCCGGCATCTACGGCTGGCCGATGCCCGACGCCGCCCGGATCGCCGTGCAGACCGTGCGCGAATCCGGGACGAAGGTCGAGCAGGTCCGGTTCGTGCTGTTCAGCCTGGACGCGCTGACCGCGTTCGAGGCCGCGGTCGCGGACTGA
- a CDS encoding 5-formyltetrahydrofolate cyclo-ligase codes for MSRRHDHDAGGDPEVLARKAELRDEVWTALTEAKVARFPGARNRISNFTGAEAAARRLRETGAWAGARTVKSNPDSAQLPVRQYALEDGKTVYMAVPKLAEPDPFFLLDPDDLADPPRRAVSIKNATRSARRVAVADLEPVGLVVTGCVAVGADGARLGKGGGFADLEFALAREAGLIGDDTLVVTTVHELQLRDAGEIPVADHDAPVDLVVTPDRIVDCREHRRTRPSGGILWESLTRDKIAAIPLLAALEEART; via the coding sequence GTGTCCCGCCGCCACGACCACGACGCCGGTGGCGATCCGGAGGTCCTCGCCCGCAAGGCGGAGCTGCGCGACGAGGTCTGGACGGCACTGACCGAGGCGAAGGTGGCCCGGTTCCCCGGCGCCCGTAACCGGATCTCCAACTTCACCGGTGCCGAGGCCGCGGCACGGCGACTCCGGGAGACCGGCGCCTGGGCCGGCGCCCGCACGGTGAAGTCGAACCCGGACTCCGCGCAGCTGCCGGTGCGGCAGTACGCGCTGGAGGACGGCAAGACCGTCTACATGGCGGTGCCGAAGCTGGCCGAGCCGGACCCGTTCTTCCTGCTCGATCCGGACGACCTCGCCGACCCGCCCCGTCGCGCCGTCTCGATCAAGAACGCCACCCGCTCGGCCCGCCGCGTCGCGGTCGCCGACCTGGAGCCGGTCGGCCTGGTCGTCACCGGCTGTGTGGCCGTCGGCGCCGACGGAGCGCGCCTGGGCAAGGGCGGCGGGTTCGCCGACCTGGAGTTCGCCCTCGCCCGCGAGGCCGGGCTGATCGGCGACGACACGCTCGTCGTCACCACGGTGCACGAGCTGCAGCTGCGCGACGCCGGCGAGATCCCGGTCGCCGACCACGACGCGCCCGTCGACCTGGTCGTCACCCCGGACCGGATCGTCGACTGCCGGGAGCACCGGCGCACCCGGCCCTCGGGTGGGATCCTGTGGGAGTCCCTGACCCGGGACAAGATCGCGGCGATCCCGCTGCTGGCGGCACTCGAGGAGGCGCGGACGTGA
- a CDS encoding DUF7218 family protein, protein MPDPSIKDEKTYEALRDEGASKEKAARIANAAARDGRSTVGERGGEAGNYEDMTKDQLYERAQRVGIDGRSDMSKDELITALRNH, encoded by the coding sequence ATGCCCGATCCCAGCATCAAGGACGAGAAGACCTACGAGGCGCTCCGCGACGAGGGTGCGTCGAAGGAGAAGGCCGCCCGCATCGCGAACGCCGCGGCCCGCGACGGCCGCTCGACCGTCGGTGAGCGCGGCGGCGAAGCGGGGAACTACGAGGACATGACCAAGGACCAGCTCTACGAGCGGGCCCAGCGCGTCGGCATCGACGGCCGGTCGGACATGTCCAAGGACGAGCTGATCACGGCCCTCCGCAACCACTGA
- a CDS encoding NUDIX domain-containing protein, producing the protein MTSAGLLLYRRGPGNAPEVLLGHMGGPFWARKDAAAWSIPKGEHDADEAPLDAARREFTEEIGLAPPDGDPFDLGTVTQSGRRKTVTAFALDGSGFTGAEAVADRPDDGSWVEVEWPRGSGRTLRFPEIDRAEWFDLDTAREKIVRGQLPLLDRLAELLDG; encoded by the coding sequence GTGACCAGCGCCGGCCTGCTGCTCTACCGGCGCGGCCCCGGAAACGCCCCCGAGGTGCTGCTCGGGCACATGGGCGGCCCGTTCTGGGCGCGCAAGGACGCCGCGGCCTGGTCGATCCCGAAGGGCGAGCACGACGCGGACGAGGCCCCGCTCGACGCCGCGCGCCGCGAGTTCACCGAGGAGATCGGGCTCGCACCCCCCGACGGCGACCCGTTCGACCTCGGCACGGTCACCCAGTCCGGGCGGCGCAAGACCGTCACCGCCTTCGCGCTGGACGGGAGCGGGTTCACCGGCGCCGAGGCCGTCGCCGACCGCCCCGACGACGGCAGCTGGGTCGAGGTCGAGTGGCCGCGCGGCTCGGGGAGGACACTGCGGTTCCCGGAGATCGACCGGGCGGAGTGGTTCGACCTGGACACGGCGCGGGAGAAGATCGTGCGCGGGCAGCTGCCGCTGCTCGACCGGCTGGCCGAGCTCCTCGACGGGTGA